The Streptomyces sp. RKAG293 genome includes a region encoding these proteins:
- a CDS encoding Eco57I restriction-modification methylase domain-containing protein, producing the protein MSIARTLVTDTVATVGGLLPYDLLVRIKEGKEQSGAKPSDYRLFAKGDSVRDAAERSWGYLHGVWAAYQEALARDGADGDTGVHAVGLTTERWLLPLFEQLGFGALSTVPEPGLPAHDQAKNFPVSHRWAHVPVHLTGWNVPLDHRTPDVAPQAPQSMVQEYLNRSSDSALWGVLSNGRQLRLLRESASLTGAAFIEFDLQAIFEGKRSDDFVLLWRLLHRTRFEGDPASSCPLEKWRTEAIDSGTRALKELRKGVERALTVIGSGLIAHPDNGDLREALRTRSSSVRDLHPALLRLVYRLLFLFVTEDRGLLLDPDAADSPRGRYEKYFSTARLRRLARRTGTPHGDQWEALTLVVKGLGEPGGRPELGLPALGGLFEPTDADHRLDGLSLTNEALYTAVRALAVIFDTKLGRPRKVDYRHLGADELGSVYESLLELEPRQEADGSYVLKKLDGNDRKTSGSYYTPSPLIDCLLDSALDPVIEKAVLSGTTKEQREAALLALTVCDPACGSGHFLVAAARRIARRLAEVRTDDPEPGAEDVRHALRDVISRCVYGVDLNPMAVELAKVSLWIEAMEPGRPLTFLDAHIKHGNGLLGTTPKLLAAGLPDEAFKVLEGDESKSVKNLKARNASERDRWLAALRHGANHDALFSEQHALEISNAAISRDASAITASPSMVLEDVQGQARAYHELTTSKNYVRALRLADAWCAAFVWKKSEGTSPAALTTDSLLSLHAAEGDTDAKVDADASLPDGTVRTVRHLRKKYRFFHWHLEFPEVFRVPADPAAPGVDERTGWRGGFSCVLGNPPWERVKLQEQEFFATRDEKVATAENKAARELLIDALAESREESDRALHAEFIAARRISEGVSHLLRSSGRFPLAGRGDVNTYAVFAEAASLGIAPTGHFGLVLPTGIATDATTAPFFSDLVRTSRLSSFLDFENEAFILSRDVDHRVRFSLLTVTGRSERVEQASFAFGTRHMEDLHERRFAMPPEEILLVNPNTGTLPVFRSRRDAEITLGIYRRVPILKREPDTEGKGATDPWGLTFMTMFHMSNDSHLFRGKAELEAEGWKLKGNVFTDPGDGQRYLPLYEAKMLHHFDHRLGTYEGQTQAQANVGTLPRATPEQHDDPDFAPLPRYWVPEFDLDSGKRDKNLTPIMWPGVASRLREREWWHGWLLGWRDIARSTDTRTTMATVLPPFGVGHTNPLMFPSNAEAAALLQACLSSYVFDYAIRQKIAGTHLTYGYLYQLPVPEPSDFAEAPGGTEWFIARVAELSWTSRDMTSFAKDLGYSGSPFRWSSNRRHLLRAELDAALFRLYGVSRDDIQYVMETFPVVKREDEAAHGTYRTRDLILHAYDRMEEASRAGSAYQTLLDPPPGQGPRHDS; encoded by the coding sequence ATGAGCATCGCCAGGACCCTGGTCACCGACACCGTCGCCACCGTGGGCGGCCTGCTGCCGTACGACCTTCTGGTACGGATCAAGGAGGGCAAGGAGCAGTCGGGCGCCAAGCCCTCCGACTACCGGCTCTTCGCCAAGGGCGACTCCGTACGTGACGCTGCCGAGCGCTCCTGGGGCTATCTGCACGGCGTCTGGGCCGCCTACCAGGAAGCCCTCGCCCGCGACGGGGCGGACGGCGACACCGGCGTACACGCCGTCGGACTCACCACCGAGCGTTGGCTGCTGCCCCTGTTCGAGCAGCTCGGCTTCGGCGCGCTGTCCACTGTGCCGGAACCGGGCCTGCCCGCCCACGACCAGGCGAAGAATTTCCCGGTCAGTCACCGGTGGGCACACGTGCCCGTGCACCTCACCGGCTGGAACGTGCCCCTGGACCACCGGACTCCCGACGTGGCGCCCCAGGCCCCGCAGTCCATGGTCCAGGAATACCTCAACCGCTCCAGCGACTCGGCCCTGTGGGGTGTCCTGTCCAACGGCCGCCAACTGCGGTTGCTGCGTGAGTCCGCGTCGCTGACCGGTGCCGCGTTCATCGAGTTCGACCTCCAGGCGATCTTCGAAGGGAAGCGGTCCGACGACTTCGTCCTGCTGTGGCGGCTGCTGCACCGCACCCGCTTCGAGGGCGATCCCGCCTCGTCCTGCCCGCTGGAGAAGTGGCGCACCGAGGCCATCGACTCCGGCACCCGCGCCCTCAAGGAGCTCCGCAAGGGCGTTGAGAGGGCACTCACCGTGATCGGCAGCGGGCTCATCGCCCACCCCGACAACGGGGACCTGCGCGAGGCCCTGCGCACCCGCTCCAGCAGCGTCCGCGACCTCCACCCCGCCCTCCTGCGGCTCGTCTACCGGCTGCTTTTCCTCTTCGTCACCGAGGACCGTGGCCTGCTCCTGGACCCGGACGCCGCCGACAGCCCGCGCGGCCGGTACGAGAAGTACTTCTCCACGGCCCGCCTGCGCCGCCTCGCCCGCCGCACCGGCACTCCCCACGGCGACCAGTGGGAGGCCCTGACCCTCGTCGTCAAGGGCCTCGGCGAGCCCGGTGGCCGTCCCGAACTGGGCCTGCCCGCGCTCGGCGGCCTCTTCGAACCCACCGACGCCGACCACAGGTTGGATGGTCTCTCCCTCACCAACGAGGCCCTCTACACGGCGGTCCGGGCCCTCGCCGTCATCTTCGACACCAAGCTCGGCAGGCCCCGCAAAGTCGACTACCGGCACCTGGGCGCTGACGAACTCGGCTCGGTCTACGAGTCGCTGCTCGAACTCGAACCCCGCCAGGAGGCCGACGGCTCCTACGTCCTGAAGAAGCTGGACGGCAACGACCGCAAGACCTCCGGCTCCTACTACACCCCCTCGCCGCTGATCGACTGCCTCCTCGACTCCGCCCTCGACCCGGTCATCGAAAAGGCTGTCCTCTCGGGAACGACGAAGGAGCAGCGGGAGGCGGCCCTGCTCGCCCTGACCGTCTGCGACCCGGCCTGTGGCAGCGGCCACTTCCTGGTCGCCGCGGCCCGCCGGATCGCCCGCCGCCTCGCGGAGGTCCGCACCGACGATCCGGAGCCGGGCGCCGAGGACGTGCGGCACGCCCTGCGCGACGTCATCTCCCGGTGCGTGTACGGCGTAGACCTCAACCCGATGGCCGTCGAACTGGCGAAGGTGTCGTTGTGGATCGAGGCCATGGAGCCGGGACGCCCGCTCACCTTCCTCGACGCACACATCAAGCACGGCAACGGGCTCCTCGGTACGACGCCGAAACTGCTCGCCGCCGGCCTGCCCGACGAGGCGTTCAAGGTCCTGGAGGGCGACGAGTCCAAGTCGGTCAAGAACCTGAAGGCCCGTAACGCGAGCGAGCGGGACCGGTGGCTCGCGGCGCTGCGGCACGGCGCCAACCACGACGCCCTGTTCTCCGAGCAGCATGCGCTGGAGATCTCCAATGCGGCCATAAGCAGGGATGCTTCGGCCATCACGGCCTCCCCGTCGATGGTCCTTGAAGACGTCCAGGGCCAGGCCCGCGCCTACCATGAACTGACCACGTCCAAGAACTACGTCAGGGCGCTCAGGCTCGCCGATGCTTGGTGCGCGGCCTTCGTGTGGAAGAAGTCCGAGGGGACCTCCCCGGCCGCCCTCACCACCGACTCCTTGCTTTCCCTGCACGCTGCGGAAGGTGACACCGACGCCAAGGTCGACGCCGATGCGAGCCTGCCCGACGGCACAGTGCGCACGGTGCGCCATCTGCGCAAGAAGTACCGCTTCTTCCACTGGCACCTGGAGTTCCCCGAGGTGTTCCGGGTGCCGGCCGATCCGGCGGCGCCGGGTGTGGACGAGCGGACGGGGTGGAGGGGTGGGTTCAGCTGTGTGCTGGGGAATCCGCCGTGGGAGCGGGTCAAGCTTCAGGAGCAGGAGTTCTTCGCAACCCGCGACGAGAAGGTCGCTACCGCCGAGAACAAGGCAGCTCGCGAGCTCCTGATCGACGCCCTCGCCGAGAGCCGAGAGGAGTCGGACCGGGCGCTCCACGCCGAGTTCATCGCCGCGCGCCGCATTTCCGAAGGCGTCAGCCATCTGCTGCGCAGCTCGGGGCGCTTCCCGCTCGCCGGGCGCGGCGACGTCAACACGTACGCGGTCTTCGCCGAAGCCGCCTCCCTCGGCATCGCCCCCACCGGACACTTCGGCCTCGTCCTGCCGACCGGCATCGCCACCGACGCGACGACCGCGCCGTTCTTCTCCGACCTGGTGCGCACCTCGCGGCTTTCGTCTTTCCTGGACTTCGAGAATGAGGCGTTCATCCTCAGCAGGGACGTAGACCACCGGGTGCGCTTCTCGCTGCTGACCGTCACCGGCCGGAGCGAGCGAGTGGAGCAGGCATCCTTCGCCTTCGGCACCCGGCACATGGAGGACCTCCACGAGCGCCGCTTTGCCATGCCGCCGGAGGAGATCCTCCTCGTCAACCCCAATACCGGCACCCTGCCGGTGTTCCGCAGCCGCCGAGACGCAGAGATCACCCTTGGAATCTACCGGCGCGTCCCGATCCTCAAGCGGGAGCCAGACACGGAGGGGAAGGGCGCCACGGACCCGTGGGGCCTGACCTTCATGACCATGTTCCACATGTCCAACGACTCGCACCTGTTCCGTGGCAAGGCGGAGCTGGAGGCCGAGGGTTGGAAGCTGAAGGGGAACGTCTTCACGGACCCGGGCGACGGGCAGCGCTACCTGCCGCTGTACGAGGCGAAGATGCTCCACCACTTCGACCACCGGCTCGGCACGTATGAGGGGCAGACGCAGGCCCAGGCGAACGTGGGAACGTTGCCCCGTGCCACGCCGGAGCAGCACGACGATCCGGACTTCGCGCCGCTGCCTCGTTACTGGGTACCAGAGTTCGACCTGGACTCGGGGAAGCGGGACAAGAACCTGACTCCGATCATGTGGCCGGGGGTGGCATCACGGTTGAGGGAGCGGGAGTGGTGGCACGGGTGGCTGCTGGGGTGGCGGGACATCGCGCGGTCTACGGATACGCGGACGACGATGGCCACGGTGTTGCCCCCCTTCGGCGTCGGCCACACCAACCCGCTCATGTTTCCGTCGAATGCAGAGGCAGCAGCTCTGTTGCAGGCGTGCCTGTCGTCATACGTCTTCGACTATGCGATCCGTCAGAAGATCGCAGGCACGCACCTGACATACGGCTACCTGTACCAGCTGCCAGTACCCGAGCCGTCGGATTTCGCCGAGGCGCCCGGCGGGACTGAGTGGTTCATCGCTCGGGTGGCTGAACTTTCCTGGACCAGCAGGGACATGACGTCCTTTGCCAAGGACCTTGGATATTCCGGGTCACCGTTTCGATGGAGCAGCAACCGTCGTCACCTGCTGCGCGCCGAACTGGATGCCGCACTATTCCGCCTTTATGGGGTGAGCCGCGACGACATTCAGTACGTCATGGAGACTTTCCCGGTGGTCAAGCGCGAGGACGAGGCCGCCCACGGCACCTACCGCACGCGGGACCTCATCCTCCACGCCTACGACCGCATGGAGGAGGCAAGTAGGGCCGGCAGCGCGTACCAGACGTTGCTGGACCCGCCGCCAGGCCAGGGGCCTCGGCACGACAGCTGA
- a CDS encoding helicase-related protein, whose translation MIRWHARDDDHGAVDRLRRTYRNERGPRVNAFFKRLYRDIAVTFAGLHAAEHTAQVHPEVRQEREDLFSEGTRLPLLYCSPTMELGVDIASLNAVNLRNVPPTPANYAQRSGRAGRSGQPALVTTYCATGNSHDQYYFTRRKQMVAGAVAPPRLDLGNEDLLASHVHAIWLAETRLDLGTSMTRLLDSAGKNPPFTVLPSVAEHIDNQDAQRRALLRARSVLAGCLDVLRATSWWHEQWLEQTVKAAPGSFRNACGRWTNLFRSALQEREIQHDNILNRTATGRSKDQAKRRRAQAENQLALLRNEQGGERTVMSDFFPYRYFASEGFLPGYSFPRLPLAAYIPGTGRTGPRGYDGDYLQRSRFIAIREFGPGALIYHEGSRYKVDRVQLPPDTAGELTTESAKVCGLCGYLSPEELREDTCGGCDANLGDARTGLLHLHTVFTHRRDRISSDEEERQRTGYKVEISYRFKKHEDGRDGSLRATAQGASGHALAELAYGDSATVRLTNLGYRRSVGKGEIGFWMDPVTGEWLAGSTAKQGGREPLQEQEGLADAEKANRKMPVIPYVQDTRNILVVKLAEPVDRDTAVTLQYALERGIEAEFQLEDSELDTEELPPFEGPRERLLFIESAEGGAGVLRRLQAEPDALARAARKALDIAHFDQLGRDRGDEKSNGDPCEKGCYDCLLSFGNQRHHRAIDRRLVSELLQAFAGGSVGGSIPGRSRDEHADSLSQGADSRLEERFVEYLKSHGHRLPDHQQVKVREALSKPDFVYDTGFGPIAVFVDGPHHDHSDIALRDEEAEERLKEIGWDVVRVRFDDDWSKKVAEYPQVFGEPRR comes from the coding sequence GTGATCCGCTGGCACGCCCGCGATGACGACCACGGCGCGGTGGACCGGCTACGGCGCACCTATCGCAACGAACGCGGGCCTCGCGTCAACGCCTTCTTCAAGCGCCTCTACCGGGACATCGCGGTCACCTTTGCCGGTCTGCACGCCGCCGAGCACACAGCTCAGGTCCACCCCGAAGTCCGCCAGGAGCGCGAGGACCTGTTCAGCGAGGGCACCCGGCTGCCGCTCCTGTACTGCTCGCCGACGATGGAGCTCGGTGTCGACATCGCCAGCCTCAACGCGGTCAACCTGCGCAACGTACCGCCGACGCCCGCCAATTACGCGCAGCGTTCGGGCCGCGCGGGCCGCAGCGGGCAGCCCGCGCTCGTCACCACGTACTGCGCCACCGGCAACAGCCACGACCAGTACTACTTCACCCGGCGCAAGCAGATGGTGGCCGGCGCCGTCGCCCCGCCGCGGCTCGACCTGGGCAACGAGGATCTGCTCGCCTCCCATGTGCACGCGATCTGGCTCGCCGAGACCAGACTCGACCTCGGCACCAGCATGACCCGGCTGCTCGACTCCGCCGGCAAGAATCCCCCGTTCACCGTGCTGCCATCCGTCGCCGAGCACATCGACAACCAGGACGCACAGCGGCGCGCCCTGCTGCGGGCCCGCAGTGTCCTGGCCGGCTGTCTCGACGTGCTGCGTGCCACGTCCTGGTGGCACGAGCAGTGGCTGGAGCAGACCGTCAAGGCCGCGCCGGGCAGCTTCCGTAACGCTTGCGGGCGCTGGACGAACCTCTTCAGGAGCGCCCTCCAGGAGCGGGAAATCCAGCACGACAACATCCTCAACCGCACCGCCACCGGCCGCTCCAAGGACCAGGCCAAGCGCCGCCGCGCCCAGGCCGAGAACCAGCTCGCGCTGCTCCGCAACGAGCAGGGCGGCGAGCGGACCGTGATGTCCGACTTCTTCCCGTATCGCTACTTCGCCTCCGAGGGTTTCCTGCCGGGCTACTCCTTCCCCCGCCTGCCGCTCGCCGCCTACATCCCGGGCACGGGCCGCACCGGCCCCCGCGGCTACGACGGCGACTATCTACAGCGGTCCAGGTTCATCGCGATCCGCGAGTTCGGGCCCGGCGCGCTGATCTACCACGAGGGCAGCCGCTACAAGGTGGACCGGGTGCAGCTGCCCCCGGACACGGCGGGTGAACTGACCACCGAGAGCGCGAAGGTCTGCGGGCTCTGCGGCTATCTGTCCCCGGAGGAACTGCGGGAGGACACCTGCGGGGGCTGCGATGCCAATCTCGGTGACGCGCGCACGGGTCTGCTGCACCTGCACACCGTCTTCACCCATCGTCGCGACCGGATCTCCTCCGACGAGGAGGAGCGCCAGCGCACCGGCTACAAGGTGGAGATCTCCTACCGCTTCAAGAAGCACGAGGACGGACGGGACGGTTCGCTGCGGGCCACGGCGCAGGGCGCGTCCGGCCACGCCCTCGCGGAACTCGCCTACGGGGACAGCGCCACGGTCCGGCTCACCAACCTCGGCTACCGCCGGTCCGTCGGCAAGGGCGAGATCGGCTTCTGGATGGATCCGGTGACCGGGGAGTGGCTCGCCGGCAGCACTGCCAAGCAGGGCGGCCGGGAGCCGCTTCAGGAGCAAGAGGGCCTCGCGGACGCCGAGAAGGCGAACCGTAAGATGCCCGTGATCCCGTATGTGCAGGACACCCGGAACATCCTCGTCGTCAAGCTGGCCGAGCCGGTCGACCGGGACACCGCCGTCACCCTCCAGTACGCCCTGGAACGAGGCATCGAGGCCGAGTTCCAGCTGGAGGACTCCGAACTGGACACGGAGGAACTTCCGCCGTTCGAGGGGCCGCGTGAGCGGCTGCTGTTCATCGAGAGCGCCGAGGGTGGCGCCGGGGTGCTCCGGCGTCTCCAGGCCGAGCCGGACGCGCTGGCCCGTGCGGCCCGCAAGGCACTGGACATCGCCCACTTCGACCAGCTGGGCCGCGATCGCGGCGACGAGAAGAGCAACGGCGACCCGTGCGAGAAGGGCTGCTACGACTGCCTGCTCTCCTTCGGCAACCAGCGCCACCATCGCGCCATCGACCGCCGTCTGGTGAGCGAACTGCTGCAGGCCTTCGCGGGCGGAAGCGTCGGCGGAAGCATCCCGGGCCGGTCGCGGGACGAGCACGCGGACTCGCTCAGTCAGGGTGCCGACTCCCGCCTCGAGGAGCGCTTCGTCGAGTACCTGAAGTCACACGGCCACCGGCTGCCCGACCACCAGCAGGTCAAGGTGCGCGAGGCCCTGTCCAAGCCGGACTTTGTGTACGACACCGGGTTCGGCCCGATCGCGGTCTTCGTCGACGGACCGCACCACGACCACTCCGACATCGCGCTGCGCGACGAGGAGGCGGAGGAGCGGCTGAAGGAGATCGGCTGGGACGTGGTCCGGGTCCGTTTCGACGACGACTGGTCGAAGAAGGTCGCCGAGTACCCTCAGGTGTTCGGCGAACCCCGCCGCTGA
- a CDS encoding helicase-related protein has protein sequence MTTTVPPAPKYAVGSLVRARGREWVVLPESSEELLVLRPLGGADVDIAGVLPGLETVVPATFAPPTPSDLGDQHTAGLLRTALRIGFRAGAGPFRSLASIAVDPRPYQLVPLMMALRQDTVRLLIADDVGIGKTIEAGLIAAELLAQGDARGLVVLCSPALAEQWRAELQGKFGIDARLVLPATIGRLERETPYGQSVFRQDGVYVVSTDFIKSPRHREDFLRNCPDLVIVDEAHTCVADSTARVAARTSQQRYGLLRALADDSARHLLLVTATPHSGKEEPFRRLLGLLDARLATVSFDTRAGRELLAQFFVQRRRADIREDFQDGAHFPSTRDSAEVSYTLHRDYRTLLGEVLAYARETVRSADGALQQRQRWWSTLALLRTLSSSPAAAVRSLNTRAGVQEAGTPDEADHTGQSTVSDPADSDSAQAADEVPGSLLPTATDDEAVGDEEKARLVAMAEAAKKLSGPTRDAKLKKLVTTVTDLLDAGYRPIVFCRYIATSDYVADHLAKVFNKKGTEHPVAVASVTGELAPDMRLNRIAALTGADENGDPAPERRVLVATDCLSEGVNLQGSFDAVVHYDLAWNPTRHEQREGRVDRFGQRTDVVKALTLYGADNPVDDIVLKVLLRKHEQIRRATGISVPVPQQAESAMQAVFEKLILQGETPAFEQEGLFGRDQVPAAEQLEIAWESSAEREKASRSRYAQNTIKKEEVAAEVAEIRAALGTGEEVTEFTRRALGALRGVPADRKQGGFTAHTDALPQGLRDAVTAALGPRHPRPVVFHDAPSAPRGEVALTRTDPVVAATARFVLDTALDEKFPDWQRPARRCGVVRTTAVRRPTTMLLVRHRFQLSLPTRDGGVRTQLAEDARVVAFQGSPEAPQWLPDEDALALLAARATGNSDPGFATDHITQILAALDTGLMDELRVRSKAAAKELEASHHRVRAAARARLAGLRAAPQGDPDVLGVFLYRPDAKIQLGADA, from the coding sequence ATGACCACCACCGTCCCGCCGGCCCCGAAGTACGCCGTCGGCTCCCTCGTCCGCGCCCGGGGCCGTGAGTGGGTGGTGCTGCCCGAGTCCTCCGAGGAGCTGCTGGTGCTGCGCCCGCTGGGCGGGGCCGATGTCGACATCGCGGGAGTGCTGCCCGGTCTGGAGACCGTGGTGCCCGCCACGTTCGCCCCGCCCACGCCCTCCGACCTCGGCGACCAGCACACCGCCGGTCTGCTGCGCACCGCCCTGCGGATCGGATTCCGGGCCGGGGCCGGTCCCTTCCGGTCCCTCGCCTCGATCGCCGTGGACCCGCGCCCCTACCAGCTGGTGCCGCTGATGATGGCGCTGCGCCAGGACACGGTGCGGCTGCTGATCGCCGACGACGTGGGCATCGGCAAGACCATCGAGGCGGGGCTCATCGCGGCCGAGCTGCTCGCCCAGGGTGACGCCCGCGGCCTGGTGGTGCTGTGTTCGCCAGCGCTGGCCGAACAGTGGCGGGCCGAGCTGCAGGGCAAGTTCGGCATCGACGCGCGCCTCGTGCTGCCAGCCACGATCGGCCGCCTGGAGCGCGAGACGCCGTACGGGCAGTCGGTGTTCCGCCAGGACGGCGTGTACGTCGTGTCGACCGACTTCATCAAGTCGCCCCGGCACCGCGAGGACTTCCTGCGCAACTGCCCCGACCTGGTCATCGTCGACGAGGCACACACCTGCGTCGCGGACTCGACGGCCCGCGTCGCTGCACGCACCTCGCAGCAGCGGTACGGACTCCTGCGCGCGCTCGCCGACGACTCGGCCCGGCACCTGCTCCTGGTCACGGCCACCCCGCACAGTGGCAAGGAAGAGCCCTTCCGCCGGCTGCTCGGGCTGCTGGACGCGCGCCTCGCCACGGTCAGTTTCGACACCCGTGCGGGGCGTGAGCTGCTCGCCCAGTTCTTCGTGCAGCGCCGCCGCGCCGACATCCGTGAGGACTTCCAGGACGGCGCCCACTTCCCCTCCACCCGTGACTCCGCCGAGGTCTCCTACACCCTGCACCGCGACTACCGCACGCTGCTCGGCGAGGTCCTGGCATACGCCCGCGAGACGGTGCGCTCCGCAGACGGCGCGCTCCAGCAGCGTCAGCGCTGGTGGTCGACGCTGGCACTGCTGCGCACCTTGTCCTCCTCACCCGCGGCCGCCGTACGGTCCCTGAACACCAGGGCGGGCGTCCAGGAGGCGGGCACCCCCGACGAGGCGGACCACACCGGACAGTCCACGGTCTCCGACCCGGCCGACAGCGACAGCGCGCAGGCTGCCGACGAGGTCCCGGGCAGTCTGCTGCCCACTGCCACGGATGACGAAGCCGTCGGCGACGAGGAGAAGGCCCGCCTGGTCGCCATGGCGGAGGCCGCCAAGAAGCTCTCGGGCCCCACCCGTGACGCCAAACTCAAGAAGCTGGTAACAACGGTCACCGACCTCCTCGACGCCGGCTACCGGCCGATCGTGTTCTGCCGCTACATCGCGACCTCCGACTACGTGGCCGACCACCTGGCGAAGGTGTTCAACAAGAAGGGGACCGAGCACCCGGTAGCGGTCGCCTCCGTCACCGGCGAGCTCGCGCCCGACATGCGGCTCAACCGGATCGCCGCACTGACCGGCGCCGACGAGAACGGCGACCCGGCGCCCGAGCGGCGCGTCCTGGTGGCCACCGACTGTCTGTCGGAGGGCGTCAACCTCCAGGGGTCCTTCGATGCCGTCGTCCACTACGACCTGGCATGGAACCCGACCCGCCACGAGCAGCGCGAAGGCCGCGTCGACCGCTTCGGGCAGCGCACCGACGTCGTGAAGGCGCTCACCCTGTACGGGGCGGACAACCCCGTCGACGACATCGTCCTGAAGGTGCTGCTGCGCAAGCACGAGCAGATCCGCCGCGCCACCGGCATCTCCGTCCCCGTACCGCAGCAGGCGGAGAGCGCCATGCAGGCGGTCTTCGAAAAGCTGATTCTGCAAGGTGAGACCCCCGCTTTCGAACAGGAGGGGCTGTTCGGGCGGGACCAGGTGCCCGCCGCCGAGCAGCTGGAGATCGCCTGGGAGTCCTCCGCAGAACGCGAGAAGGCGTCCCGTTCCCGCTACGCCCAGAACACGATCAAGAAGGAGGAGGTGGCCGCCGAGGTCGCCGAGATCCGCGCCGCGCTCGGCACCGGCGAGGAGGTCACGGAGTTCACCCGCCGCGCGCTCGGCGCGCTGCGCGGTGTGCCCGCCGACCGCAAGCAGGGCGGTTTCACCGCGCACACCGACGCCCTGCCACAGGGCCTGCGGGACGCCGTCACCGCCGCGCTCGGCCCCCGCCATCCGCGCCCGGTCGTCTTCCACGACGCGCCGAGCGCCCCGCGCGGCGAGGTGGCGCTTACCCGTACCGACCCGGTGGTGGCCGCGACCGCCCGCTTCGTACTGGACACCGCGCTGGACGAGAAGTTCCCGGACTGGCAGCGCCCGGCCCGCCGCTGCGGAGTGGTCCGCACGACCGCGGTGCGGCGACCCACCACGATGCTGCTCGTACGCCACCGTTTCCAGCTCAGCCTGCCGACCCGCGACGGCGGAGTGCGCACCCAGCTCGCCGAGGACGCACGAGTCGTGGCCTTCCAGGGCAGCCCCGAAGCACCGCAGTGGCTCCCGGACGAGGACGCCCTGGCGCTCCTCGCCGCCCGCGCCACCGGCAACTCCGACCCCGGGTTCGCCACCGACCACATCACTCAGATCCTCGCCGCCCTCGACACCGGCCTGATGGATGAGCTGCGCGTCCGGTCCAAGGCCGCCGCGAAGGAGCTGGAGGCATCCCACCACCGCGTCCGCGCGGCAGCCCGGGCACGTCTCGCCGGCCTGAGGGCCGCCCCGCAGGGCGATCCGGACGTCCTCGGCGTCTTCCTCTACCGCCCGGACGCCAAGATCCAGCTGGGAGCGGACGCATGA